GTCCCCTAGACTGTAAGCACCATGAGAGGAGCAGCTCACCACTTTCACCCCCAACgcctaccacagtgcctggcatacagtagaaAACCAATAAGTAACAATTGGATGACTGAATTCACTAAGGTTTAATGGCATAAAGAGGCAAGTGAAATTTTAGATTGTggccaaggaaaaaaagaactgagaaagcaggaaaagacaGACGaaattctaggggccggcccagtggtgcagcagttaagttcgcaagctctacttcggcggcccggggtttgccagttcggatcccaggtgtggaacctATGCCCCtgttggcactccatgctgtgacaggcgtccgacataaagtagaggaagatgggcacagatgatagctcagggccagtcttctcagcaaaaggaggaggattggcagcagatgttagctcagggctaatcttcctcaaaaaaaagaaaggcagaagaaattcTAGTGTAGTAGGTCTTAAAGAACAGGGatggagggccagccccagtggcttagtggttaagttgggtgcgctctgcttcagtgggccacattcagatcccgggcatggacctacaccacttgtgtctgatagcagccatgctgtggccacagctcacataaaagaaaaaaagaggaaaattggcaacagatgttagctcaggtcaaatcttcctcagcaaaaaaaccaacaaagaataaggagggaaagaacaaaatagatgGACTAAGCTATATTTCTCACTGGGAATGCTTCTTAAAATCTCCATTGCAGAGCCCCACAGCCAatcaacagaatcagaaactctggaggagAGAGTTATAGGACGCAGgagtctgtattttaaataatttctcccagATTATTCTTACATACACTAATATTTGAGAATAACTGAGCTGCTTAAGGGGATATAAAACATTTGCATTTAGCTCTGTAAGGTTGATGACACATGCCACCATCATCAATAGACAGCTGTTGAGTGCTCTGTTCTCATAACCCTCATACAACTCCAACAGCCAACCACCAATGTAAGAAATACTGAAATACAAAGCTCTTTCCATTGTAAACTGAGAAATGACTGGAAATCTTTGAAAATGGGGAACCAAAGGTAGTTCACCAACTCTGGAATAGTCTTTCTGGGAAGAGGTTAGATGAAATGGTATTTATAGTTTTAGAAGTTCAGCTTTCCaaaaattaaggatttttttcagaACTTCATCAAATTTATTCTCAGATGTCTCATATCTCACTGAAACACTCAAAAATACTTAGTGCAATTTCCAATTTATAACCATATTAAAAATAtgctctaggggccggcctgatggcgcagcagttaagttcgcacgttctgctttggcagcccggggttcgcaggttcggatcccaggtgcggacacggcaccgcttggcaagccatgctgtggtaggggccccacgtataaagtagaagaagatgggcgtggatgtcagctcagagtcAGTCTTCCTGGGCAAAaggaggagcattggcagcagttagctcagggctaatcttcctaaaaaaaaaaaaaaatctccaaaactTATTATTAGTTCTTTTAAGTCAGATTAGTTTGAAGTAGCAGAAAACAtcctttataaatttttaatttactttcctCACTCCTGAATGAATTCATTcttgtgtatttaaaattttagaaccaTTTCAGTATCATTCATGTGCGTTATTACTCACCtccttcttttggaaaataatttattattctttcccAGGACAACCTTTGTTCCATTCTGCTattcttctgctttcttccttcaTCCATGTGTAGTTCTGCCACATACTTATGAATGGAGTCCAGTGTTAAACATTGTTCCATGGGTGGCTGTTCTACTAGGTAATCACCTGTTCTTTTCGCCAGAAAAATGGGGGGGAAATTGctagtaagttaaaaaaaaaaaaaaagtatttgtaagGAAATCCAGAACTGAAGTTAACTGCttactttttctaatttattcttgATTATGACTGAAAAGTTTGGGGACGAGAGTCTCTCTCCAtgtttcctctcttttgtctgtttcttccaaaatcaataaaatttataaccAAAGAACTTTCCAGTTTGACTGCAGCCAGGCAGTGCCTTTCTAAGTCTCCCGATTGCTTAGCTCCTCTTGTAAGCTCTAACTCTTCAGCTCTTAACCTAAGGACTGTCCTCACTTTATCTTCAACGAGACAGTTACATTTTGGTTTCAAAATCAGTTGCTTGCAAGCTAAAGGCAGTgcttcaaaaagagaaaagaccttAAATATAAACTTAAACCTTAGAAAATAAAGTCAATTGTATTCACTCAGAGCTTGTTTAGAAAGGAGATGTAACACTTCCATTGTTTCTTGCAATTTATGACCCAGCACAAGTTACCCAATACATTTGTTTCCTCCCCTGTCAAATGCAGATAATAATACCTCCTCACCAGATTGGCCCTAAGATTAATAATGGTAACTTCTGGGTGTTGGCATTAGCTTTATCCTCTGCACTATTTATATTTCAGCAAAGagatctttctgaaaaaaaaagaaaaaagtgatggCTACTCTAGGAGTAATATTCATTTCAGATAAATATACAGTGGTGATCTTTGAAATAAGCAAGCACAAGAAATTCCtctgtaaaattaatttttcattcacTTGGCGTCAGATAAGTCTAGGTGGAATTGGCTGGTCCCCTTTGGAAAAGCCACAGTTGTAGGACCTCATCCCTCTTTCGATGGATTTCCTCTCCTCCAAAACCGGGACAATGGCACCTACTTCAAAAGGTGGTTGCaaaaattaaatgaggaaatgtaTGTAACATGTCTACAGGGAGTTAAAAAATTTAGAGCTCAATAAATGATCATTCAAAAAACATGTAAGGAGCCCTCACTACTACGGACGCAGAAAGGTTAACACCGCTCAGCTTTTCCCGGAGCCTTAGAAGAGAGACCAGAGGGTAACACGCACAAACGCTGCAGAACCGTTCCTGCCAGGAACTAAACTCGCAGGCTTCACGATACCGCCGGAGCCTTAATCTTGGAAGAAACAGCAGGTTTGCGCATGCGCAATAACGCCTCCGAAGCACGGCCTCTTGCTCAACTCCCGGTGCCAAAGGTGCCTCCTTGTGCGCCTGCGCCGTAACCTACACTCGGCGCATGCGCTGGGTGGGACTGGCCGGATTGAAAACCATGGCGTGGGTACCGGCCGAGTCTGCAGTGGAAGAGCTGATGCCCCGGCTGTTGCCGGTGGAGCCCTGTGACCTGACAGAAGGCTTCGATCCCTCCGTACCCCCGAGGACGCCTCAGGAATACTTGAGGCGGGTCCAGTGAGTGATGTGGCCCCGTGCATGTGGGCCGGTCGTCCTCCCTGCCCCTGGGCACAGCGCCCGTGCGCCCCTGTGTGTGATAAAGCGCCGCCTCTGTTCCCGTCCCTGGTCTCACGCCTGTTGGGGTCGGCTCGGGATCCCTCGATTACATCTTTACGTGGACGCGTTTCTATGATCTTAGTTCTATTAAACTTGTGATTACCCATGTCAAGATGTGTGCTCTTAGATTTCTTTGCTTTCAGTCCAGATAATTTCAGAAATAGATTGTTGAGTATCTCAATTGCAATTCtaaactttttttctgatttcataaTGAACTGTCGAAATGCATCGCTCGTTTTACTACACGTGAACAAGGCACGATAGTAATCACGTTTCTTGCGTTTATTCTTTATTTGTAGGATCGAAGCAGCTCAATGTCCAGATGTTGTGGTAGCTCAAATTgacccaaagaagttgaaaaggAAGCAAAGTGTGAATGTTTCTGTGAGTTTTATTACCCGTCAGGGGATTCTTTTACCCCCACAAATTAAAAGATCAAGGTTCTTCCTATAGTGTCTGACAGTGTCAGCTGTGATGTAGGTAAGATTTGATTGCACTCGACGAAGTTAAACGTTTGCTTGTGCTTTTTCCCCCAAAAGGAAAGTTGGTATTTATGTCCTCAAAGAGGCTTTCAGTAACCCCAGCTTTGGCGGAGATTTGCTCATCATACTTTAGGGACATGATCCAATGCTAAAGAAGTCTTTAAATAGGTTACTTAGgctatcctttatttttttattttttttaattttttttttaaagattttttattttattcctttttctccccaaagccagtgcatagttgtatattcttcgttgtgggtccttctggttgtggcatgtgggatgctgcctcagcgtggctcaatgagcagtgccatgtccgcgcccaggattcgaaccaacgaaacactggactgcctgtagcggagcgcgcgaacttaaccactcggccacggggccagcccctggctatcctttatttttaaggaaactttCTCCAGCTCTTTATAATAATTTGACCAGTGTTTAATGTGTGGTTTGCATGTTCTGATTTGactgggttttgtttttagaaaCTCAAATATCTTACACTTTTCTAGCTACTTGCACACTGTGAacattttcactcatttatttatccagcacattttttttattaagcatttggattgtgccaggcactgggaatacaacAGAGGATGAGACAGAAAAAGTCCTTACCCTTGTAGGGTTTACATTCTCCAGAGGAAGACAgagtaaacaagtaaacaaattaaataattacatattgGGACTATTGCTGTGAAGACTAATAAATAACGGAGAACTGCTTTAGATAGAACAGTCACAGGTCTCTCTAAGGAGGTTCTATGTAACCTAAGGTCAAAGGAGAGTAAcagtttttaaattgtggtaagtCCTTTTCCTTTTATGTTCTAAATCTGATGTTTATAATCATGAAATTTTAGTTTAGACACTATAATGTTTCGTGTAATTCCTTTTCAGAAGTTTTTAGTTGATGGAAGATGATGTCTTACATAcctactttgtgtgtgtgtgtgtgtgtgcgcgcgcacgcgcgcacGTGCATgcgctgaggaagattccccctgagctaacatctggtgccaatctttctcttttttttttttttggcttgaggaagattcaccctgagctaatatctgttccaaccttccactattttgtatgtgggccactgccacagcatggctgatgagtggtgtaggtccacgcccctgatccaaacctgtaaacctgggctgccgaagcagagcatgcaaacccaacccctgggccacagggccagcctcaatACCTAGCTTTTAAAAAGTGGCTACACTAAGTTTTACTTCAAGGCAGTATGTGATCAGTTGTGAACTATGTGCTGTTTTAGGAAGCGGAAGTAGCCTTGTAAAGTCAAGTGTCTTAAATTATTTGAGTACATTCTGCTCATACCCAAAATTATGTATTTGGggtatatttctctttttgtatcaAAGTGTTCTGCTATTATAGAAAGGTAGGACTAGGTTATATCCTCAGGGCTCATTTCATTTAGGTTTTTTGGGAACTCCAACTATAAACCGTTCCAGATTGCTCTTCTGAAGTCACTATAAAAGATCTTCTCCTAATGTTTTGAACTCAGACATAAATAATGAAGTGAGATGCCTACTTTTTTACATCTGCAAAAAGTACACTATCTTTCTTGTCTAGTCTTAATCGTTTCCTTTATTATTCACTCTTCATCTTGATTCTGCTTTTACTTTGCAGAGGCGTGAGATTCTAGTTCTAACACTAGCATTGATTCTGACATTTGTGAACTGGTCTCTAGCTTTCAGGATGCCAGCCTGCTCCTGAGGGCTATTCCCCCACACttcagtggcagcagcagcaggtggcACAGTTTTCAACTGTTCGACAGGTAAGTGTACTGTAATCATTTAATTAAATTAGACCCCCCCCCTCAGATTTATTACTGTTCCTGAGACTGTGCTTGGAAAAGTAAGATGATTCTGAAATATAAAGCTTAGCATATTTTTAATCAATGATCAAATTATTATAATCATTAGACATAATAGTTTGAAacatattttccaagttttaGGATTGATTGTTGTCTTTTCGTTTACCACTTCTCTGAAGATTACTTGTGTAACTTTTCTTCCTTTAGAGTGTGAACAGACATAGAAGCCACTGGAAATCGCAACAGCTGGATAGTAACGTGACCATGGTATGTAAGTTTCTCTGTTGAAGTTGTCCGGTTTGATTTCTCCTGAGGTCTCTCTGGCTTTCAGGTGGCCGTCTGCTCGCTGTGTCCTTATGTGCTCTTTCATTCTGCACACGCATCCCTATTGTCTCTTTCTATGTCCAgatttcctcttataaggacaccagtcagattgggtTAGGGCCGcgctaacagcctcattttaacttcatcaTCTCTGTAGAGGCCTTTTTTCCAAATtcagtcacattctaaggtactggaGTTTAGGACTTCGACATAGGAATTTGCAGGGGGGCACAATTGAGCCCATAACAGGCACCATATCTTTGTTTTGAGGTGATGGGAATAGGGAGGAATCCTcacttcttttttcacttttcagtataaaaaaaatacatagaaatatgtaaatttattttttttcttttagccaaAATCTGAAGATGAAGAAGGCTGGAAAAAATTTTGTCTGGGTGAAAGGTTGTGTGCTGAAGGGGCTGTTGGACCAGCTGCAAGTGAGAGTCCTGGAATCGACTATGTACAAGTAGGTGATATGTGGTTAAACAAATCGAAAAGGGTTCTAATTTTGGTGTGTCATTTAGTATAAAGACTCAGCAAACGGCAGCCTCAGCCAAGTCCAGTCTGCAGCCTGTTTTAGCCCATGAGCTAAAagtgctttttatgtttttaaacaaacaagtaaTATATGACCAAGGCAGTGTGTGGactgtaaagcctaaaatatttactgtctagcTTTTTACAGAGAATGTTTGCCaacctctgacttattttattgGCTCTTTAACTTAAAACTTGGCAGCCCAGTTTCTAAAACAATGTAATGTGAGTTTTTTAGGTTGGCTTCATATCTCTTATGTTTTAGTTATGTAATAATTTTGTGAGTTAGATAGGATTCTGTTTTTTTTAGTGATTAGGCATGGGTCAAACAGTGAGTTATAAGTAatcaaggaaagaaaggaaaacatatgatAACAATTAGGTGCTTAAAAATGCTCAGTAAATTGCATATTCTGGAGATGGAATGTTGAGGGTATCTTTCAGTTTCACTTGGCTTTATTTTCATCGTAAATTACATGGCCAGCTGCTGCTTGTCCTTCAGGATTCACCCGCCCTCAAGATTGCAGGTGTTCCTGTGAGCCCACTGCCTATGTCCACATTACCACTGACTCCCCGTACTGCATCGTCTGTTCTGTTCAATAGACATTTATTGCTTGCTGTGTGGTACACGGTgtgtttttcccatttaaaacaaatttatccCAAAAATGTAAAAGctctaaaaatcaataaaaagaccAAGAACCCAAaaggaaaaacaggcaaaagatatAAATAGACATctcacagaaagaaaatacaaattgttATGTGAGAAGATCCCCAAACCCACTTGTAGTGGAAATGTAACTTATAAC
This is a stretch of genomic DNA from Equus caballus isolate H_3958 breed thoroughbred chromosome 1, TB-T2T, whole genome shotgun sequence. It encodes these proteins:
- the GEMIN2 gene encoding gem-associated protein 2 isoform X2, whose amino-acid sequence is MRWVGLAGLKTMAWVPAESAVEELMPRLLPVEPCDLTEGFDPSVPPRTPQEYLRRVQIEAAQCPDVVVAQIDPKKLKRKQSVNVSLSGCQPAPEGYSPTLQWQQQQVAQFSTVRQSVNRHRSHWKSQQLDSNVTMPKSEDEEGWKKFCLGERLCAEGAVGPAASESPGIDYVQIGFPPLLSIVSRMNQATVTSVLEYLSNWFGERDFTPELGRWLYALLACLEKPLLPEAHSLIRQLARRCSEVRLLVPVMCFVQLCSLPCWACRRIEYTNIMEACPEFEVMTAKMMRGFLL
- the GEMIN2 gene encoding gem-associated protein 2 isoform X1, whose protein sequence is MRWVGLAGLKTMAWVPAESAVEELMPRLLPVEPCDLTEGFDPSVPPRTPQEYLRRVQIEAAQCPDVVVAQIDPKKLKRKQSVNVSLSGCQPAPEGYSPTLQWQQQQVAQFSTVRQSVNRHRSHWKSQQLDSNVTMPKSEDEEGWKKFCLGERLCAEGAVGPAASESPGIDYVQIGFPPLLSIVSRMNQATVTSVLEYLSNWFGERDFTPELGRWLYALLACLEKPLLPEAHSLIRQLARRCSEVRLLVPVMCFVQLCSLPCWACRRIEYTNIMEACPEFEDSKDDERVPALNLLICLVSRYFDQRDLADEPS
- the GEMIN2 gene encoding gem-associated protein 2 isoform X3 — translated: MRWVGLAGLKTMAWVPAESAVEELMPRLLPVEPCDLTEGFDPSVPPRTPQEYLRRVQIEAAQCPDVVVAQIDPKKLKRKQSVNVSLSGCQPAPEGYSPTLQWQQQQVAQFSTVRQSVNRHRSHWKSQQLDSNVTMPKSEDEEGWKKFCLGERLCAEGAVGPAASESPGIDYVQIGFPPLLSIVSRMNQATVTSVLEYLSNWFGERDFTPELGRWLYALLACLEKPLLPEAHSLIRQLARRCSEVRLLVDSKDDERVPALNLLICLVSRYFDQRDLADEPS